One genomic region from Arthrobacter sp. FB24 encodes:
- a CDS encoding Gfo/Idh/MocA family protein, translating to MPALKWGLIGASDIAATRVVGAIRASGGDIVGVFSASADRARDFAGSLGLPRFTTDLDELLGLGIDAVYISSTNDKHFDQATRALQAGKHVLCEKPLALDAGQAEAMVELAEDLNLVLAANHHLPGSPLHVTVRELVDSGTIGTVLSAKVAHAVLLPERLRGWRLGQGTPGSGVILDITCHDASVLNPLLGTPVAVTAMAVQQAEWNIGGQEDAAMTVIRYERDGAPPVLAQTHDSFTVGYAATSLEVHGTKGTIQVIDAMTQDTKGQVVLTKADGTRTVDVDCSDDLYVIGLRAFTAAVEGSGSPTATGRDGLMAVKVALAAQESATSGRTVHIY from the coding sequence ATGCCAGCATTGAAATGGGGCCTGATCGGCGCCAGCGACATCGCCGCCACCCGGGTTGTCGGTGCAATCCGGGCCAGCGGCGGAGATATAGTCGGGGTCTTCAGCGCCTCCGCAGACCGGGCGCGCGACTTCGCCGGAAGCCTCGGACTGCCCCGGTTCACCACTGATCTGGACGAGTTGCTAGGCCTGGGGATCGACGCCGTCTATATTTCCTCCACCAACGACAAGCATTTCGACCAGGCAACCCGGGCGCTCCAGGCAGGCAAGCATGTGCTGTGCGAGAAGCCGCTCGCCCTTGACGCCGGCCAGGCCGAGGCCATGGTGGAGCTTGCCGAGGACCTGAACCTCGTCCTCGCCGCCAACCACCATCTGCCGGGCAGCCCCCTGCACGTCACGGTCCGCGAACTCGTCGACTCCGGAACCATCGGAACGGTCCTTTCCGCGAAAGTCGCCCATGCCGTGCTCCTTCCGGAGCGGCTGCGCGGCTGGCGGCTGGGGCAGGGAACTCCCGGAAGCGGGGTGATCCTGGACATCACCTGCCACGACGCTTCGGTCCTGAACCCGCTGCTGGGCACCCCCGTGGCCGTCACCGCCATGGCGGTCCAACAGGCCGAATGGAACATCGGCGGCCAGGAAGACGCCGCCATGACGGTCATCCGCTACGAACGGGACGGCGCACCGCCGGTCCTTGCGCAGACCCACGATTCCTTCACGGTCGGATACGCTGCGACGTCCCTCGAGGTCCACGGCACCAAGGGCACCATCCAGGTCATCGACGCCATGACACAGGACACCAAGGGGCAAGTGGTCCTGACCAAGGCTGACGGTACCCGGACGGTCGACGTCGACTGTTCCGATGATCTCTACGTGATCGGCCTGCGTGCCTTCACCGCAGCCGTTGAAGGCAGCGGCAGCCCAACGGCCACCGGCCGGGACGGCCTGATGGCGGTCAA